A stretch of Schistocerca americana isolate TAMUIC-IGC-003095 chromosome 3, iqSchAmer2.1, whole genome shotgun sequence DNA encodes these proteins:
- the LOC124605590 gene encoding 60S ribosomal protein L18, whose translation MGIDINHKWDRKVRRTEPKSQDVYLRLLVKLYRYLARRTEAKFNKIILRRLFMSKINRPPISLARVVRFMKKPGRENLIAVVVGTVTNDDRIFEVPKLTICALRVTEKARARILKAGGEIITFDQLALRAPTGKKTVLMQGRRNAREAVKHFGLAPGVPHSHTKPYVRSKGRKFERARGRRRSCGYKK comes from the exons ATG GGTATTGATATTAACCACAAGTGGGACCGCAAGGTTCGGCGCACTGAACCGAAGTCGCAAGATGTATACCTTAGGCTTCTGGTTAAG TTGTACCGATATCTCGCTCGACGTACGGAAGCGAAGTTCAATAAGATAATATTACGGAGGTTGTTCATGTCAAAAATAAATAGGCCACCTATTTCGCTCGCAAGAGTAGTGCGTTTTATGAAGAAGCCTGGCCGAGAAAACCTGATTGCTGTTGTAGTAGGAACGGTCACGAATGATGACAGAATATTTGAAGTTCCAAAACTAACA ATTTGTGCATTAAGAGTGACTGAGAAGGCACGTGCACGCATCCTAAAAGCTGGCGGTGAAATCATTACATTTGATCAGCTTGCTCTTCGTGCACCAACTGGAAAGAAGACCGTTCTGATGCAAG GTCGCCGAAATGCACGAGAGGCTGTAAAGCACTTTGGTTTGGCTCCTGGTGTGCCCCACAGTCATACAAAGCCCTACGTGCGGTCTAAGGGTCGAAAATTCGAGAGAGCTCGAGGACGCAGGCGCAGCTGTGGTtacaaaaaataa